AATTTCTTGGTGTATTCTAGTCATGGAACAGTATTCCACAAGTCAGTTAATGCTAGCAATGTTGAGCGCAAAGATGGAGATTATTATTTCAAGCTTATGAAAGATGTTGTTGAAGAAATTGGTCCAGAAAAGGTTGTGCAAGTGGTCACTAATAATGAAGCTGCCATCAAATCTAGTGGAAAGAAATTGATGGAGAGATTTCCAAATCTGTATTGCATAGCATATAGTACACACTGCATAGACCTCATATTGGAGTGTATTGAGCAGGCAAAAGCTATCACCTAATTTATTTACAATCATAATTGGGTGGTTAATTATATCCAAAAGTTCATTGATGGCCATGACATTATTCACCCTGGCATCACTAGATTGCCACTAATTTTGTTACATTAGAGAGTCTGGTCCGATGTAGGTTAGGGTTaagaaatatattaaaatatgagCAAAGGGCAGCAAGTAGATTTGGACAAGCTACCAGTGGACCTGCCTATGAAGCTAAGAAAATTGTTCTTGGCTTGGAAAGAGATGGAAGGAATTTTTGGGAGTTTGCACAACAAATCATGGCTATACAAGGGCCATTACTAAAAGTTTTAAGAATGGTGGATGGGGATGAAAAGCCAATAATGGGTTTTATATATGAAGCTATGGCAAGAGCAAAGTTGGCTATTAAACAAAATTCCCAAAGTTATATCGATTATTGGAAAATAATCGATGCATAATGGAATTTTCAACTACATCATGATTTGCATGCAGCTGGTAAGTTGATGAATTTACTTTTTATATTCTTATAATATTCATTTATAATGTTAAAATCCACCTAAAATCTTTTCCTTTACTTTGCATGATGCAGGGTACTTTTTGAACCCTAAATATCAATATGGATCACATGATATTAGTAATGATAATGAAATCCAATTGGGTCTTAAAAATGTTATCTAGAAATTAGAAAAGGATTTAACGAATCAAGGCCTTGCATTGAATCAAGTTAGTGCTAGCGCTTAAATAGTATGGTAAACAACTTCATATGTAATCCTTTATTTGattttatgttaattatataatttacaattttGTGTAGCAATCTTTTATCGCTATAAAATGGAGAGCTTTAGTACTGCCTTAGCACAAAAAGCTATAAAGTTCACTGATCCAAGTAAACTATTAAATATAACAAATATTATGTTTAATTTGATGTTTACATTGTTATTTAAATGgccaataaaatatattattttttcttaaatGTAGCTGAGTGGTGGATACTTTATGGAGAAAGTGCTCCCAAACTTTGTAGAATTGCAATTAAAGTATTGAGCAAAATAACCTAAGCTTCTAATTGTTAAAGCAATTGGAGCACATTTTCTCTTATCCACACAAAGACAAGGAATTCATTACGATATCAAAAGTTGAATGCACTTGTCTTTGTACATTATAATATGAGACTCAAGATAAGGAATTTAACAAGGAAGAGTAACGAAGAGTTGGTAAAAAGTTATAATCTAATAAATTTGGATTATATTTTCAAGGAAGATGATCCACTAAACCCTTGGTTGTAAGAAAGGGAGTCTCCTTTGCTGGATGGTGCAAATAATCCTTGGTTGGAAGAGGATAATGTTGAAAATACTCCATAACATTCACAATCCATTCCTGAAGCTCAAGGACAAAGAAGTGGTGGTGTTGGTGCTTCAGCTTCTTTTGTAttatcaagtgatgatgatgatgatgatgatgatgatgatgatgatgatgatggtgatggtgGTGAAGTTGGGGGAGGATCAATAGGTGGAGGTGGTGCAGGTACTAGTTCACAATCACATGAAGATATACAAAGCAGTAGTAGAGAGCAATCTAGTGGCATGGCTTCATCTCCATCTCAATCTCCAACACTATAATAAATATATTGCAGATCATGTGGTTTTGGTAGTGATGCATCATCATCAAAAGGCAATGGTCCTACACATGAGGGGGAGCATTCTTATGATTTTGAAGCTAACTATGCATATGGATATGGATACAGATATGGTGAAAATTTCATGTATAATGGACACTCATCATCTACATTTACTAGTGATTATGGATATGGACATGGACAAGCACACACAAATTCGTATCCATACCATTACCCTCCCATGTATGGAAATTTCTCATCATCAGAGGCAGAGCACTTATACCCTCCTCCTCCACAGCCCAACTTCAATGATCCAGTTCATTCCTTATTCAGCTTCAATCCATCAGAATATTATCAATATCAACATCAACAAGCTGATGATCAAAGCTCTCAAAATCAAGGTCAAGATCCTCCTAGACATTCCTTTTGGTGGTAATAAGGTTAGTTATTAACattttacataattattttaGCTATCAATTTATTAATGCTAATGATGTATAAGAATGATTGTTTTAATGTctttatttaatgtatttatgCCTATTATATGGTTGTATATCTTAATTTTACTTGTTAATATCTACTCACTTCATGAActttacaaaatttttaaaaaaatttgcgTAGCGCCAGGCCATTACCATTACTTTATGGCCGTTACAGGCCCATTGCATTACTCACGACTGCaactgcaatttaaaaccatgcaTAGGATGGATCAGGGTCTTAAAGGGAATATTTCTAGTGTTTTAATTGACAAAAATAATTTTGGTTTTCACTGAAGTTGCTTACCTTAATTAACGAGAACAAAGCTTGTAAATCAACTCAATGTTTTATTGACTAAGAAGACATGATTGTGAATTTCTAATactagaaacaaaaaaaaaagtttcgTGGTAAAACTTCAAATTTGAAGAATTAAGGCCCAAGTACACCCATGATGGGCCAAGACCCAGGCCCATATTTTGGCATTCAAGAATGTATGGAAGAAGCCATTTAAACCAGCCTTCTATATTGTCCTAAATCCCGTAAtagtaatgaaataaaagaagagtTTAATACATGTTAATGACACATTAATAAGGGATTTAAGTTTAAGAAGGCTGTAATGGAGTAAATTAAGCATGCTAAAAGAGAAAGGAATGCTAGAAAAAGTCTCCCATGTAAAAGAATATGTTTTCTACATAGGAAGAATTCTCTCATAAGAATTTAGGTGCTTTCCTCTCTAAGCATGCTAGCATCTTCTACTTGGTGATAAAGGGTGACTAAGGTAGTGCTAAGAAACCTCTCATTCTCTCTCATTATTCTTTGGAATTCACTACAACTAGAGATAACTTAGATTGTGGTACTGTTATATGGTCCATGCTAATGCATTGTTATCATATATGTGACTATGTGATTTAAGATTTGGTTTAGTGCCTATGCTTAATATTTTTGGTATTAGAGCTCATAAGCTCATTTTCCTTAACCTATATGTGATATATAACATGCCAAAAATGTGCtggaataattaaatttaattctaaTAAAGTGTTTGtttgtttctttttttaattCTAAAAATTTTGATATCATGGCCACAAAGCATACTTTGAAGCCTTATATCTCTATATGTACATGTCACttagtttttttctttttaactaaAAAGTAGACATGACAaggtttttgttattttttttacaCACATCATTTGCATGATTTAgatttaaaaataattgatatttgagttagaaaaaaaattataaatgaagGTAATTGATATTTGAGTTAGCATGGCCATAGCTAAAGGTAGAAGGTGGTATTTAGAATTTTTTGCTCTATTTGGCCAAGGGACAAGAGCATCCAAACTCCATCATAAGGACCCCATTATTGAGAActaaccttaccaaaatttttgaAAGTGTCCACAAACTCCTCCACTTTAAAAATTTGGCGGCCATCAAATCTTAGAATCATGGCATGTGGCAAACATGCACCATCATTAGCATGTGAAGGGAGCACATTGGTGACAAGTGCATGCCTGGCTACTAGGGTTAGACCTATCCTACGtgacatttctttgttacatctgaaccaactattcaaatttttacttccataactcttttatatATCTAtactcaataatttatcatattataTGAGATGTCCTTCGctagcaaactcttccaaaactaatgccAAAAAGACTAGTCATTACCAtaccaaaatttatttttatacaagAGATAGCAGAAAGGCAagcaatgctggcactaacataaaagtgtgCAGACCCTTGGtcaataatacatatatatatcttagttcaaaattgagaaagtaccagcaacaatgtcagaagtctcatcctcttcCCTCTGCCACATGGTGTATACTCTAGCTAGAGCATCACTTTGTTCTAGCtgattcatagtactctgacttctaggtgtactacccctacctctgcctctgcctctactaaccgatggtgcactttttggggtagaaacttgggctgatccttctgctatagtaaatgatccagaacagcATGgacttatacaatccttagcaaaatgaccagtccctccacaattaaaacatgctcctatggctctataacataccccactatgtggtttaccacaagtttcacaaagtcgatccaacAGTGTATTTCTGGgtgtctgctgagtttgctgactggatcagggtggtttctgtccagaagatctacctttACCCgatcgcgtgagctagatcctccaaaatgttttctctttcctgacccactatcaggaacttgatcagtagtcttttcagttttctctttctcttatgtACTATTCTTAACGgccccttctagttctatccttttcagttccagggcctgtgagatcaactcagagaaattctaaTGTCGGaagcccacaacttgcattctcatattaggccttaacccagcctcaaaccgcttacacctatctctgggggtggaaactaggcttccagcatagtggctcagtcgagagaaatctctctcatactctgctatagttctgttcccttgttttaaactcaggaattcttataacttcacatccacataagcatcagaaacccacttttgtcgaaactccctcagaaaatctgaccatgataagtgcataatttattaattttacttccatcacatttaatgtttttagggtatctttatgcctaattcagttgattaaagtataattatctattaggcatatgtttagagagttgttgaaataattatgttaaatggagaaaatttcagcatttgcattaatttgactcttgctgtatttttcaagGTTTTGGTGAAGTCCCAAAACATAGAAGTGTGGAAGCAAACTTATAAAGGCCAAAGGATTGAGAAGTGTGGttaatacaaagtacacgggccgtgtaagcacaaccacagacccatgtaacctttttccagaagaaatccagagaaccgaggaagaaacaaagtacacgggttgtgtaactTGACtcgtgtaaatcctggagacttgtgtaaccttctgtgccaatgcaagatatTCCCATTCAGCTCtagtaagttacatggccctggaccgtgtagtgatacacgagctGTGTATCCGTCGATAATCAATTTCCTGATTTTGCTCTAGTTGTAGTTTTTGAtagagactctaaaaacctaaccctaaaccatttattataaatagaagaggcagcaACCGACACAAAGAACCATTTTTTAGTAGCCTCTCGAAAAGAGAGAATTAGACTTTCGTTCTCCAttcacattctagatttctttaattttcttctttaattttctgtaagccatgaacatgagtggctaagtttttgattcagttcaagggattcaagttcttttacttgatttgtgagaccaggttcttaatttaatttatgtctttttgaatatctattgttttctgatttcattgtctttgatctattgaatgattttctAAAaaagcctattagttaattgtttgatgtgatcaattgctggtTCATCTTCATACtccataattgttgtgtaagattgaacatgagtagtaattaggttttattgattatgatcccagttttcgataataacttaaggaaacaatagggtgaattaaatgatttatgcttcataaattattgttcagcttaactacttcctattcttaaaacaattattaatttgatgaggattgcttaataccaattcagttaataattagagtcaacaagagtgctaggCTTGAAttaatgagtatagggaagttagggattttacctcgctgtttggtaaatctacgttaagtattcaataagagatagttgtatttcttttgtctatgatcaaatcaatgtattggaatgcgaattaccttggactgaagtttgtttaatttgagagtttcatatttaattttaattcttaatttcagatttttgatttcttctttggattgcgaattaccccctcaacctttgtttctttttccattacacaagcgcatgaaatttaataattcagtttcTAGGGTTCAACCTA
This sequence is a window from Hevea brasiliensis isolate MT/VB/25A 57/8 chromosome 10, ASM3005281v1, whole genome shotgun sequence. Protein-coding genes within it:
- the LOC110667923 gene encoding uncharacterized protein LOC110667923, coding for MATILKEFEVAKKYKVKKNKRIRRRTYFELELVRRESIRQFDKDAFRRRASLQYEAGGSSHDAPRRLRQPFGQLATILERGKEAQKYVETSTLTFRLAAAKIELEKNKGQRKLPFSIVESPWTRPLLRTVAKVAPNVSPPSTYEILEVFLKNEYQEMKKYIVFEGIWNERGVTIMCDGWSGSTRISIINFLVYSSHGTVFHKSVNASNVERKDGDYYFKLMKDVVEEIGPEKVVQVVTNNEAAIKSSGKKLMERFPNLYCIAYSTHCIDLILECIEQIATNFVTLESLVRCRLGLRNILKYEQRAASRFGQATSGPAYEAKKIVLGLERDGRNFWEFAQQIMAIQGPLLKVLRMVDGDEKPIMGFIYEAMARANCDASSSKGNGPTHEGEHSYDFEANYAYGYGYRYGENFMYNGHSSSTFTSDYGYGHGQAHTNSYPYHYPPMYGNFSSSEAEHLYPPPPQPNFNDPVHSLFSFNPSEYYQYQHQQADDQSSQNQGQDPPRHSFWW